AGGTTGTTTTAAATGGAGACCGTAATATTACTCAGCGCCGTTGCTGCGATTTTGATGCTGGATAATTCGGCTGCATTTCAAGTGTTGCTGGCTCAACCGATTTTTTCAGGTCCCATCATAGGCTATATCGGGGGCAATGTTGAGCTGGGATACGAACTGGGCTTTTTGCTGCAATTGGTCTGGCTAAGCGATTTGCCTATAGGAGCGGCCATCATTCCTGAAGGAAATTTTGGCTCTATGGCCGCCACGATTCTTGGCGTGTATCTGATCGGGCTTCATCCCCAATATTCCGAGTTTTTAGTCTTTTTGATGATCTGTTACGGAATTTTGGGCAGTTTCATCGGCGCTAAAGTGGTAAACTTAATCCGTAAAGGAAATGAGATCTATTTAAACAGCCTGCAGCAAAAGCTGGAGCAGGGCAAAATTATCCGCCTTGGAAGAGTGATCTTTTTCTCTTTGTTGTTTAACGCCGCTGTTGTATTTATATTTTTTGTAGCTATGACATTGATTTTCGCCAAATTATTTGGTCTGTTTCAAGGAGTCTTGATTCCGGAATTAAATAGAATTGGCATGTACGCCCGCGTGGCGATACTGGGAACGGGAATTGGCCTTACAATAACGTTATTCAGTGAAAAGAGGTGGCGCCCGTTCTATGTGATCGGATTATTGTTTGGCGGAGGATGGGTTCTTTATGAAATCTTCTGAAACAAAATATGGATTAACTTTACCGGAAATACTGGGTATGCTCTGGCGTTCCTTTTTTATTCAATCCGTCTGGAACTTTAAGAGCATGGTTTCCGTTGGATTTTGTTTCGTACTTTCTCCAATCGGACAAAAAATTTGTAAAAACAAAGAAGAATATGTAGCCTTTCTGAAACGGCATCTGGGCTTTTTTAACGCCCATCCTTATTTTGCATCTTATGCCATGGGGGCTATTGCCCGATTGGAACAGCAAATGCACAATCAGGATACGGAGACAATTGAACGATTTAAGAATGCTCTAATCAGTCCGTTGGGGGCGATTGGGGATCGTTGTTGCTGGGCGGTGCTTCGGCCGGCAGCGCTGATTTTTGGTCTGGTGGGTCTGGCTTATTACGAGAGCCTGGATTTAAAATCTTTACATTTGCTCTTAACTTTTGTTTTATATAATATACCGCATATCCATATAAGACTAAAAGGGATCATTGATGGATATCAGTCGGGGTTTGATATTTACAAAAAATTGAAAATTGAAAATTTTGAAAAATTATTGAACTTTTTTAAGATTATTGGAATTATTGGATTGGGCATGTTGATAGCCTGGAATTTGAGAGAAGCTTTAACGCGCCACTGGTTAATGCTTTTATTGTTTGGCATAACCTTTACCGTTTCTCTCTGGTTAAAGATGAAGAGGCGAATGTTCTACACGCCGGTACTGATAAGTCTTGTTTTAGCAATTGTTTGTGGAGTATTATGATCAGAGAAAAAGTTGTAATTACCAATAAACACGGATTACACGCCCGGCCTGCGGCAAAATTTGTGCAAATAGCAGGAAGATTTTCATCAGACATTAAAGTTATAAAAGATGGGCTGGAAGTAAACGGAAAAAGTATTATGGGCGTAATGATGTTGGCCGCCGAGCCGGGTAGCGAGATTATCCTGGAAGTTAACGGTGAAGACGAAAAAGAGGCATTTGAAGCATTAGTAAACCTAATTAAAAGTAATTTTGATGAAGAACAATAAAACCAAAAAAATAAAACGCGAAATCGTATTAAAAGGATTGCCTACTTCACCGGGCATCGGTATGGGACCGGCCTATATCTTCCGGCCTTTTCAGATTAATATTGCCGAGCTGGAGTCGGGGGTGGAAGATGTTGAGCAGGAATTGAAGTTGTTTGATAGGGCCATACGGAAGGTTAAACGACAACTGGAAAATGCCCAGCGCAGCAGTGAGCTTTATTACCAGGATCAGTTTTCCGAAATTTTTGAAAGTCAGAAAGCTTTTTTGCAAGATTCGATTTTGCTCAATGAAATTAAACAGGAAATTCAAAGATCGCGTTGTTCCGCCGCTCAGGCCGTTTCAAAAATTCTTTCGGAAAAGAGCGAATATTTCATTAATCTTGAAAATCGGTATTTTCGAGAACGGGCCTACGACATTATTGACCTGAAACAAAAACTGGTCAATGCGCTGCTGGGAATTGATGTGGATTATCAGTTGAGCTCTCCGGCTATTGTGGTGGCAGAGATGCTCTCCCCTGCAGATACGATTAATTTTAACCGTAATTTGATATTGGGGTTTTTAACGGACAAAGGCGGCCGTACCTCTCATGCCGCGATCATGGCGCGCGGTTTAAGAATTCCTGCGGTGGTCAATCGCTATAACTTGTCCCATATTTTACATGATGATGACTATCTGATTCTGGATGGATTTACCGGCGCGATTATCATTAATCCGACCGAAGAAACCAAAAAGCGGTACGAACAGAAAAGTACGGAATTTAAACAATTCGAAAGCAGGCTCTTTCAGGACATTGAACAGCCGACCGTAACCAGGGACAATTGCCATGTTCATTTACTGGCAAATATTGAATTTGCCCATGAAGTAAGCGATGCGCGCATCAATCAAGCAGAGGGGATAGGTCTGTTCAGAACGGAGAGTCTGTTTATTGAAAAGCAAACCATGCCGTCCGAAGAGCAGCAATTTGCCTATTACAAACAGGTCATTGAACAGATGGAAGGCAGGGAGGTGACCGTTCGCGTGCTCGATCTGGGCGGCGATAAAATATTGCCCAGTAACGAATATCAGCTGGAATCAAATCCCTTTTTAGGCTGGCGGGCCATTCGCTTTTTATTAGACCGACCGAATATTTTTAAAACCCAATTGAGGGCCATTTTACGCGCCAGTATTTTCGGCAAGGTAAAAATTTTAATTCCCATGGTTTCATCGGTGGATGAAATTTTAAAAGTGAAGGAAATTTTAAAGGATGTGCAGCAAGAGCTGAAAAATGACAAAAAGGAGTTTGATCCGCACATAAAGCTGGGCGTAATGATTGAAACGCCCGCGGCGGCTATTTTAGCAGAAACAATGGCAAATTATGTGGACTTTTTTAGCATTGGCACCAACGACTTAACTCAATATGTTCTGGCCATGGACCGAACCAATGAAATGGTTTCTAAAAGTTTTAATACATTTAATCCGGCTGTATTGAGGTTTGTGGAAATGAGCATTAAAGCGGCGCACAAAAAAAACATTGACGTAACCCTGTGCGGGGAGTTTGCCGCCTTTCCCGAGGCGATCCCGCTCTTATTGGGAATGGGGTTAAGACACTTTAGCATGAATCCCTTTTCCATTGCGGGCGCAAAAAAAGTCATTCGCTCTTTAAACCTGGACGAATGTGAGTTACTTTTCCGGAAGATCAGAAAGATGCACACCACTCAGGAAATTGAGCGTGAGTGTCAAAACTTCGTAAAAGAACGAATTGAAGACTTGGAATATTTAAAATAGGAGAAATCCATGTACACCTTAGACAAATCGGACTATAAAAGCATTCTGTTAAAATTTCACTTACAAATCGAACAGAGTCCTCAGTTGCTGGAAAAAGCCAGCATTAATATTGATGTCTCTAAAGTTAAAAATATCGTCTATCTGGGGCTGGGGGCTTCAGGTTTGGCGGGAGATTTGTTGCATGATGTTTTGTTTGATTGCCTGCGTGTGCCTATGAATGTGATTGGCGGTTATTTTTTGCCAGGCTATTGCACAGAAAACACCCTGGTCATTGCTTCCAGCTATTCCGGTGAAACGGAAGAAACGGTAGCGGCCACTAAAAAGGCTATCGAAAGCGATGCGCAGGTGCTTATTGTTACCAGCGGAGGCGAGATGCGCAGACTGGCTGAAGAGAACAATCTTTCCCACATTCTTTTGCCAGAAAATTTCCGTTCTCGCCATGTGTTAGGTTTGCTTTTCTTTCCGCTTTATCATTTTTTGGGGAAAAATGGTTTTATTTCCAGATATCAGGAAGATTTAAGCGATCTGGCAAAATTCGTCAAGAAATTTAGCTCCCGCAACGATTATCCGACTTTTAGCGGAAATATTTTAAGCAGGTCGCTGGCCTACACTATTGAGAATAAAATACCCGTTATTTATTCCACTGCCCCGTATTTACGTTCTGTTTCCAGAAGCTGGAAAGATGAAATTGAACAAAAGGCCAAAGCGCTGGC
This sequence is a window from Caldithrix abyssi DSM 13497. Protein-coding genes within it:
- a CDS encoding PTS system mannose/fructose/sorbose family transporter subunit IID, with the translated sequence MKSSETKYGLTLPEILGMLWRSFFIQSVWNFKSMVSVGFCFVLSPIGQKICKNKEEYVAFLKRHLGFFNAHPYFASYAMGAIARLEQQMHNQDTETIERFKNALISPLGAIGDRCCWAVLRPAALIFGLVGLAYYESLDLKSLHLLLTFVLYNIPHIHIRLKGIIDGYQSGFDIYKKLKIENFEKLLNFFKIIGIIGLGMLIAWNLREALTRHWLMLLLFGITFTVSLWLKMKRRMFYTPVLISLVLAIVCGVL
- a CDS encoding PTS sugar transporter subunit IIC yields the protein METVILLSAVAAILMLDNSAAFQVLLAQPIFSGPIIGYIGGNVELGYELGFLLQLVWLSDLPIGAAIIPEGNFGSMAATILGVYLIGLHPQYSEFLVFLMICYGILGSFIGAKVVNLIRKGNEIYLNSLQQKLEQGKIIRLGRVIFFSLLFNAAVVFIFFVAMTLIFAKLFGLFQGVLIPELNRIGMYARVAILGTGIGLTITLFSEKRWRPFYVIGLLFGGGWVLYEIF
- a CDS encoding HPr family phosphocarrier protein; translation: MIREKVVITNKHGLHARPAAKFVQIAGRFSSDIKVIKDGLEVNGKSIMGVMMLAAEPGSEIILEVNGEDEKEAFEALVNLIKSNFDEEQ
- a CDS encoding bifunctional phosphoglucose/phosphomannose isomerase, which codes for MYTLDKSDYKSILLKFHLQIEQSPQLLEKASINIDVSKVKNIVYLGLGASGLAGDLLHDVLFDCLRVPMNVIGGYFLPGYCTENTLVIASSYSGETEETVAATKKAIESDAQVLIVTSGGEMRRLAEENNLSHILLPENFRSRHVLGLLFFPLYHFLGKNGFISRYQEDLSDLAKFVKKFSSRNDYPTFSGNILSRSLAYTIENKIPVIYSTAPYLRSVSRSWKDEIEQKAKALAIAGVIPEMNHNEIVGWEWNSDMIKNFIAIFLENKDVDSRILKRIEISKEIIKKRGVEVVEVYADGKSRLEKVFSLVLLGDWMSYYLALLYKKDPTEIKNVDYIRQKMSGTE
- the ptsP gene encoding phosphoenolpyruvate--protein phosphotransferase encodes the protein MKNNKTKKIKREIVLKGLPTSPGIGMGPAYIFRPFQINIAELESGVEDVEQELKLFDRAIRKVKRQLENAQRSSELYYQDQFSEIFESQKAFLQDSILLNEIKQEIQRSRCSAAQAVSKILSEKSEYFINLENRYFRERAYDIIDLKQKLVNALLGIDVDYQLSSPAIVVAEMLSPADTINFNRNLILGFLTDKGGRTSHAAIMARGLRIPAVVNRYNLSHILHDDDYLILDGFTGAIIINPTEETKKRYEQKSTEFKQFESRLFQDIEQPTVTRDNCHVHLLANIEFAHEVSDARINQAEGIGLFRTESLFIEKQTMPSEEQQFAYYKQVIEQMEGREVTVRVLDLGGDKILPSNEYQLESNPFLGWRAIRFLLDRPNIFKTQLRAILRASIFGKVKILIPMVSSVDEILKVKEILKDVQQELKNDKKEFDPHIKLGVMIETPAAAILAETMANYVDFFSIGTNDLTQYVLAMDRTNEMVSKSFNTFNPAVLRFVEMSIKAAHKKNIDVTLCGEFAAFPEAIPLLLGMGLRHFSMNPFSIAGAKKVIRSLNLDECELLFRKIRKMHTTQEIERECQNFVKERIEDLEYLK